One Niabella beijingensis DNA window includes the following coding sequences:
- a CDS encoding sodium-translocating pyrophosphatase, producing MQHLIYLVPLMAVIGLIYTLIKFRWVVKQDAGTPRMKEISDHIAEGAMAFLKAEWKILGYFVIIVAILLGVLANANPHSHWMISISFVIGAVLSAVAGYIGMRAATFANVRTANAARTSLRKALNVSFGGGAVMGVGVAGLAVLGLGGLYIILKHFFAPEADLNSAEMLTTIEVLTGFSLGAESIALFARVGGGIYTKAADVGADLVGKVEKGIPEDDPRNPATIADNVGDNVGDVAGMGADLFGSYVATVLATIVLGQQIDIADGADFLGGYSPVVLPMLIAGIGILFSIMGTFFVKISESAGISTQTVQKALNMGNWGSIILTALASAGLVYWILPDQMELRGFVFSKTGVLGAIVVGLAVGALMTIITEYYTAMDKRPVNSIIKKSSTGHATNVIGGLAVGMESTFLPILVLAAGIVASYKCAGLYGVSIAAAAMMATTAMQLAIDAFGPIADNAGGIAEMSELPKEVREKTDVLDAVGNTTAATGKGFAIASAALTALALFAAFVGVAGIKGIDIYKANVLASLFLGAMIPFIFSALAIRAVGEAAMAMVEEVRRQFRTIPGIMEGTGTPEYDKCVAISTEASLKKMVVPGAIAIVSPIIIGFLPSFGAEALGGFLAGATVSGVLLGMFQNNSGGAWDNAKKSFEKGVEINGEMFHKKSDPHKASVTGDTVGDPFKDTSGPSMNILIKLMSIVSLVIAPTLAQVEGNVSKEPVPVKQEMAKTPAVSGKIAAQYSVSK from the coding sequence ATGCAACATCTGATCTATCTAGTACCTCTTATGGCCGTTATCGGTCTTATTTACACTTTAATAAAATTTCGATGGGTTGTTAAACAGGATGCAGGAACACCAAGGATGAAAGAAATCAGCGATCATATTGCTGAGGGCGCCATGGCCTTTTTAAAAGCCGAATGGAAAATACTTGGATATTTTGTTATTATCGTTGCTATTTTGCTGGGCGTGCTGGCCAATGCCAACCCCCACTCCCACTGGATGATCTCCATTTCCTTTGTCATTGGCGCTGTATTAAGTGCTGTGGCGGGTTATATCGGTATGCGTGCCGCAACGTTCGCGAATGTGCGTACCGCCAATGCGGCCCGGACAAGTCTCCGCAAAGCCCTTAATGTGTCTTTCGGAGGCGGCGCCGTTATGGGCGTTGGCGTTGCCGGTCTGGCTGTGCTGGGACTGGGTGGGCTTTATATTATCCTTAAACATTTTTTTGCGCCGGAAGCGGACCTCAATTCAGCTGAAATGCTGACCACTATCGAGGTGCTTACCGGGTTCTCACTGGGTGCTGAATCCATTGCATTATTTGCACGTGTGGGTGGCGGTATCTATACAAAAGCGGCCGATGTAGGTGCTGACCTTGTGGGTAAGGTAGAGAAAGGCATACCTGAAGATGATCCCCGCAACCCGGCCACCATTGCAGACAATGTAGGTGATAATGTTGGTGACGTAGCCGGTATGGGTGCCGACCTGTTCGGGTCCTATGTTGCTACCGTGCTGGCCACTATAGTGCTGGGACAACAGATCGATATTGCCGATGGCGCCGACTTCCTTGGAGGTTATTCCCCCGTGGTATTGCCCATGCTGATCGCCGGTATCGGTATCTTATTTTCGATCATGGGAACGTTCTTTGTAAAAATCAGTGAAAGCGCCGGCATCAGTACCCAAACCGTTCAGAAAGCATTGAACATGGGCAACTGGGGCTCCATCATCCTTACCGCACTGGCATCCGCGGGCCTGGTATACTGGATCCTTCCGGATCAAATGGAGCTCCGCGGTTTTGTATTCTCAAAGACCGGCGTACTGGGTGCTATCGTTGTAGGACTGGCTGTTGGGGCGCTGATGACGATCATCACGGAATACTATACGGCCATGGACAAACGTCCGGTGAACTCCATCATCAAGAAATCATCAACGGGCCATGCCACAAATGTGATCGGCGGACTGGCAGTGGGAATGGAATCCACTTTCCTGCCCATACTGGTGCTGGCTGCGGGCATCGTTGCTTCTTATAAATGTGCCGGTCTTTATGGTGTTTCCATCGCAGCGGCAGCCATGATGGCAACCACCGCCATGCAGCTGGCCATTGATGCGTTTGGTCCTATCGCAGACAATGCCGGGGGCATTGCAGAAATGAGCGAGCTTCCCAAGGAAGTACGTGAAAAAACAGATGTGCTGGACGCTGTGGGAAATACCACAGCTGCTACCGGTAAAGGATTTGCCATTGCCTCTGCGGCATTGACCGCCCTGGCCCTGTTTGCCGCGTTTGTAGGTGTTGCAGGGATCAAGGGAATTGATATTTATAAGGCCAATGTGCTGGCCAGCCTGTTCCTGGGCGCCATGATCCCGTTCATCTTCTCCGCACTGGCCATCCGCGCCGTAGGCGAAGCAGCCATGGCCATGGTGGAAGAAGTAAGGAGACAGTTCCGTACCATTCCCGGTATCATGGAAGGAACCGGAACACCCGAATATGATAAATGTGTGGCCATTTCCACAGAGGCCTCTCTTAAGAAAATGGTGGTGCCGGGTGCTATCGCGATCGTTTCGCCCATCATCATCGGCTTTTTACCCAGCTTTGGTGCAGAAGCGCTGGGTGGCTTCCTTGCCGGAGCAACAGTTTCCGGCGTATTACTCGGAATGTTCCAGAACAATTCCGGTGGTGCCTGGGACAATGCCAAGAAATCATTTGAAAAAGGAGTTGAGATCAATGGCGAAATGTTCCATAAAAAATCAGATCCGCACAAAGCTTCTGTAACCGGAGATACCGTTGGTGATCCGTTCAAGGATACTTCCGGTCCTTCGATGAACATCCTCATCAAGCTGATGTCGATCGTATCGCTGGTAATTGCTCCGACGCTTGCACAGGTAGAAGGCAATGTAAGCAAGGAGCCGGTCCCTGTAAAACAGGAAATGGCAAAGACTCCTGCTGTATCCGGCAAGATCGCCGCGCAGTACAGCGTATCAAAATAA
- a CDS encoding DMT family protein, translated as MFYRTILLLICSNVFMTLAWYHHLKNENWPLWKAILLSWLIAFFEYCLAVPANRIGQKSGINLFQLKITQEVITLAVFTVYAVAFANNAFHWKYLVSFLLLIGAVYFVFADIK; from the coding sequence ATGTTTTACAGGACCATCCTCCTGCTGATCTGCTCCAATGTGTTCATGACACTGGCCTGGTATCATCATTTAAAAAATGAGAACTGGCCGCTCTGGAAGGCCATTCTGCTAAGCTGGCTGATCGCTTTTTTTGAATATTGCCTGGCGGTGCCTGCCAACCGCATCGGGCAGAAATCGGGGATCAACCTGTTTCAGCTGAAGATCACGCAGGAAGTGATCACGCTGGCCGTTTTTACGGTGTATGCCGTTGCATTTGCCAATAATGCATTTCACTGGAAATACCTGGTGAGCTTTTTACTGCTGATCGGTGCGGTGTACTTTGTATTTGCAGATATTAAATAA
- a CDS encoding copper homeostasis protein CutC — protein sequence MSNSYNEFTVEIATTDFESTKNAVAGGADRIELCANLGEGGTTQSYGVIKTCREKFDVALYPIIRVRGGDFLYTEEEFECMLSDAVNCKTLDCDGVVTGFLKANGDVDTERTLRIVEAVYPLGVTFHRAFDRCRDPLNALEQIIKAGCERILTSGQEATAIKGSTLIRQLNEQAAGRIIIMPGSGVRADNVKALAESTGCTQFHSSLREMIPSRMKYVAPAFAADTESIRHSGIDAAAVAAFKQALY from the coding sequence ATGTCCAATAGCTACAATGAATTTACCGTAGAGATCGCTACCACTGATTTTGAATCTACAAAAAATGCTGTTGCCGGAGGCGCAGACCGTATCGAGCTTTGTGCCAACCTGGGCGAGGGGGGAACCACACAGTCTTACGGAGTGATAAAAACCTGCCGTGAAAAATTTGATGTGGCGCTTTACCCCATCATCCGTGTACGGGGAGGCGACTTTCTTTATACGGAAGAAGAGTTTGAATGTATGCTGAGCGATGCGGTCAATTGCAAAACACTGGATTGCGATGGAGTAGTGACGGGTTTTTTAAAAGCCAATGGTGATGTTGATACGGAACGTACTTTACGGATCGTGGAGGCTGTGTACCCGCTGGGGGTTACCTTTCACCGCGCGTTCGACCGTTGCAGGGACCCCCTGAATGCCCTGGAACAGATCATTAAAGCGGGCTGTGAGCGGATACTCACCAGCGGACAGGAGGCCACGGCCATTAAAGGCAGCACATTGATCCGCCAGCTGAATGAACAGGCGGCCGGCAGGATCATCATCATGCCGGGCAGCGGTGTGCGGGCAGATAATGTAAAGGCCCTGGCTGAAAGTACCGGCTGTACACAGTTCCATAGCTCACTCCGCGAGATGATCCCCTCCCGCATGAAATATGTGGCGCCGGCTTTTGCTGCTGATACGGAAAGCATCCGGCACTCTGGTATTGATGCCGCAGCTGTGGCTGCCTTTAAGCAAGCATTGTATTAA
- a CDS encoding N(4)-(beta-N-acetylglucosaminyl)-L-asparaginase: MINRKRFLQLGLLSGTASLLLKNGHSQVVTQNGPVVISTWDAGLAANKGAWEVLSAGGSALDAVENGVKITEATQNCCVGLGANPDRDGIVTLDASIMDHQFNCGSVGFLERIKHPISVARRVMEKTPHVILVGSGAQQFAVEEGFPLEPQTLSPDAQNAYKKWLENSKYEPAINRENKGHGPFAPEQLDNGDWNHDTIGMLAMDATGNLSGSCTTSGMGFKMRGRLGDSPIIGAGLFVDNEVGACVATGQGEDVIRVAGSHSVVEMMRQGFGPEVACKKIIERIVKIKKENAHKIQVAFIAINKNGVVGAYAIHKGFNYAIKTKTKESLVDANYHFTS, from the coding sequence ATGATCAACAGGAAACGTTTTCTTCAGCTGGGACTGTTGTCCGGTACAGCTTCCCTCTTGCTTAAAAACGGCCATAGCCAGGTGGTAACGCAAAACGGACCAGTGGTGATCTCTACCTGGGATGCCGGTCTGGCCGCCAATAAAGGGGCCTGGGAGGTATTGTCGGCTGGAGGAAGCGCGCTGGATGCTGTGGAGAATGGCGTTAAGATAACGGAGGCCACCCAGAACTGTTGCGTGGGATTGGGCGCTAACCCCGACCGTGATGGTATTGTGACGCTCGATGCCAGTATTATGGATCACCAGTTCAATTGCGGCAGCGTGGGGTTCCTTGAACGGATCAAACACCCCATATCAGTGGCACGCCGTGTGATGGAAAAAACACCGCATGTTATACTGGTGGGCAGCGGGGCACAGCAGTTCGCCGTGGAAGAAGGATTCCCGCTGGAGCCGCAGACGCTTTCGCCCGACGCGCAGAATGCCTATAAAAAATGGCTGGAGAACTCAAAATACGAACCGGCGATCAACCGCGAAAATAAAGGACACGGCCCCTTTGCACCGGAGCAGCTGGATAATGGCGACTGGAACCATGACACCATCGGCATGCTGGCCATGGATGCGACCGGCAACCTCAGCGGCAGCTGCACCACCAGCGGTATGGGGTTTAAAATGCGCGGCAGGCTGGGTGATTCACCGATTATTGGCGCCGGTTTGTTCGTGGATAACGAAGTAGGTGCCTGTGTGGCCACCGGCCAGGGTGAGGACGTGATACGGGTTGCCGGGTCGCACAGCGTGGTGGAAATGATGCGCCAAGGCTTTGGCCCGGAAGTGGCCTGCAAAAAGATCATCGAACGGATCGTAAAGATCAAAAAGGAGAACGCACACAAGATACAGGTAGCTTTTATCGCCATTAATAAGAACGGTGTGGTAGGCGCCTATGCCATTCACAAAGGATTTAACTATGCCATCAAAACCAAAACAAAGGAAAGCCTGGTGGACGCGAATTATCACTTTACTTCCTGA
- a CDS encoding nuclear transport factor 2 family protein, which translates to MFPTRMTNIDTINLFFTAFGNLDYRAMNTLYSTDIVYSDPLFGLLEGQQVYDKWEMICAGIKDFDLTVIKTEEIDQEYATCQWKATYFSLNAQRVIDFKAKSFMRFADGKIIEHSDGFSLTAWIAQTYGLKGQFFGWLNFMKRKVQKEHQQRLERFSKSRQLFASSDKRIHVSDSFDQ; encoded by the coding sequence GTGTTTCCTACGAGAATGACGAATATTGATACTATTAATTTGTTTTTTACAGCCTTTGGAAATCTGGATTACAGGGCCATGAATACGCTGTACAGTACGGATATTGTATACAGCGACCCTCTTTTTGGGCTGCTGGAAGGACAGCAGGTATATGATAAATGGGAGATGATCTGTGCCGGGATTAAGGATTTTGATCTTACCGTGATCAAAACGGAAGAGATCGATCAGGAATATGCTACCTGCCAGTGGAAGGCAACCTATTTTTCATTGAATGCACAGCGTGTCATTGATTTTAAAGCAAAATCCTTTATGCGGTTTGCGGACGGTAAAATCATCGAGCACAGCGATGGATTTAGTCTTACCGCCTGGATCGCACAAACCTATGGACTAAAAGGGCAATTCTTCGGATGGCTCAATTTTATGAAACGGAAAGTGCAAAAAGAACACCAGCAGCGTCTTGAGCGGTTTTCGAAATCCAGACAACTATTCGCGTCTTCTGATAAGCGGATCCATGTTTCTGATTCTTTTGATCAGTGA
- a CDS encoding beta-N-acetylhexosaminidase, which yields MRVIFSLIACFILSNIRAQEISIIPQPQSLTVKSGSFIISRSTPIVAASKADRDIAVLFNSYLKSYYGLSLPVVSKGTKGIVLGTTAAGGEGYTLESGNTGVKITGNSAAGTFYGIQSLIQLLPVQKGSTLTIPSVSITDAPDRAYRGMMLDVGRHFFPVAFVKKYIDYIALHKMNYFHWHLTEDQGWRIEIKKYPELTSVGAWRNGTITGNFPGDGNDKKRYGGFYTQAQVKEIVAYAAKRYITVIPEIEMPGHASAAIASYPYLSCFPDEPTQPLKGVSWNGALKGKQVQQAWAVYPDVFCAGKETTFKFLEDVLSEVLPLFPAPYVHIGGDECPKDNWKRCPLCQKKIQDLGIKGDSTHTAEHYLQSYFIQRMEKFINSKGKNIIGWDEILEGGLAPHATVMSWRGEKGGIEAARQKHQVIMTPNNYVYFDYQQSPKEDSLTITNNRNFLPIEKVYNWDIVPPGLTDDEKKLIWGGQANLWTEYISNPKKVEYMLFPRMSALSEALWKPKASRNFEDFQKRMELQKKRYQLWGADYFGK from the coding sequence ATGCGCGTTATTTTTTCTCTTATTGCTTGTTTTATTTTATCGAATATCAGGGCGCAGGAGATCAGTATTATTCCCCAGCCGCAATCACTCACGGTTAAAAGCGGCAGCTTCATCATCAGCCGCTCCACACCCATTGTTGCTGCTTCCAAAGCAGACAGGGATATAGCGGTCCTTTTCAACAGCTATCTGAAATCGTACTACGGACTTAGCTTACCGGTTGTTTCCAAGGGAACAAAGGGTATTGTGCTGGGCACCACAGCTGCCGGCGGAGAAGGTTATACCCTGGAATCCGGTAATACCGGTGTAAAAATAACCGGCAATTCAGCCGCCGGTACCTTTTATGGTATACAATCACTGATCCAGTTGCTTCCGGTGCAAAAAGGCAGCACCCTTACTATACCTTCCGTATCCATTACCGACGCACCCGACCGCGCCTACCGTGGTATGATGCTGGATGTAGGCCGTCATTTCTTCCCGGTTGCCTTTGTAAAAAAATACATCGACTATATCGCGCTGCATAAAATGAATTATTTCCATTGGCACCTGACGGAAGACCAGGGCTGGCGGATCGAAATAAAAAAATATCCGGAACTGACATCCGTGGGTGCCTGGAGAAACGGGACTATTACGGGCAATTTTCCCGGCGATGGTAATGATAAAAAACGTTATGGCGGGTTTTATACCCAGGCACAGGTAAAAGAGATCGTTGCCTACGCCGCTAAAAGATACATAACGGTGATCCCCGAGATCGAAATGCCCGGGCATGCTTCCGCAGCCATCGCCTCCTATCCTTACCTGAGCTGCTTTCCGGATGAGCCTACGCAACCGCTGAAAGGCGTGTCCTGGAACGGGGCGTTAAAAGGCAAACAGGTACAACAGGCCTGGGCTGTTTATCCGGATGTGTTTTGCGCGGGAAAGGAAACCACGTTTAAATTCCTGGAAGATGTATTAAGCGAAGTACTTCCGCTGTTTCCCGCTCCCTATGTTCATATCGGCGGCGATGAATGCCCCAAGGACAACTGGAAAAGATGTCCCCTGTGCCAGAAAAAAATACAGGACCTCGGTATAAAAGGCGATTCCACTCATACAGCAGAACATTACCTGCAGAGCTATTTTATCCAGCGGATGGAAAAATTCATCAACTCCAAAGGGAAAAACATTATTGGCTGGGATGAGATCCTCGAAGGCGGACTGGCACCCCATGCCACCGTCATGAGCTGGAGAGGTGAAAAAGGAGGCATTGAGGCCGCACGGCAAAAACACCAGGTGATCATGACCCCTAATAATTACGTCTATTTTGATTATCAGCAGTCACCTAAAGAAGATTCGCTGACCATTACCAATAACCGGAATTTCCTTCCCATTGAAAAAGTATATAACTGGGATATCGTTCCTCCGGGACTGACCGATGATGAGAAAAAACTGATCTGGGGCGGGCAGGCCAATCTGTGGACCGAGTATATAAGCAACCCCAAAAAAGTGGAGTATATGCTGTTTCCAAGGATGAGCGCTTTAAGCGAGGCCTTGTGGAAACCAAAGGCTTCCCGTAATTTTGAGGACTTTCAGAAGCGGATGGAACTTCAGAAGAAGCGGTACCAGCTTTGGGGCGCTGATTATTTTGGCAAATAG